A single Argentina anserina chromosome 7, drPotAnse1.1, whole genome shotgun sequence DNA region contains:
- the LOC126803355 gene encoding methionine aminopeptidase 1A encodes MADVASLSCARCSKPANLQCPKCVELKLPREAASFCTQDCFKASWSSHKSVHVKAKQSDGTGDSETEGWLYCMRKGQSRTPKLPYFDWTGTLRPYPISSKRVVPAHIDLPDWAADGIPKVEPSSDLQRVVEIKTPDQIEKMRETCRIAREVLDAAARVIRPGITTDEIDRVVHDATIAAGGYPSPLNYHFFPKSCCTSVNEVICHGIPDARKLEDGDIVNVDVTVYYKGVHGDLNDTYFVGNVDEESRRLVQCTYECLEKAISIVKPGVRFREVGEVINRHATMAGFSVVKSYCGHGIGELFHCAPNIPHYARNKAVGVMKAGQTFTIEPMINAGVWRDRMWPDGWTSVTADGKRSAQFEHTLLVTETGVEVLTARLPSSPKVYPWLDV; translated from the exons ATGGCCGATGTCGCCAGCCTCTCTTGTGCTCGCTGCAGCAAACCCGCCAATCTTCA GTGTCCCAAGTGTGTGGAGTTGAAGCTTCCTCGTGAAGCTGCCTCTTTCTG CACTCAAGATTGCTTCAAGGCTTCGTGGAGCTCGCATAAATCGGTGCATGTAAAGGCCAAGCAGTCCGATGGGACAGGGGATTCAGAGACTGAAGGCTGGCTATATTGTATGAGGAAAGGACAGAGTCGGACTCCGAAACTTCCTTATTTTGATTGGACTGG GACATTGAGACCATATCCTATATCTAGTAAGCGTGTGGTACCTGCTCATATAGATTTACCTGATTGGGCCGCTGAT GGAATTCCAAAAGTGGAGCCCAGTAGCGACCTGCAGCGTGTTGTTGAG ATCAAGACTCCGGACCAAATTGAGAAGATGCGAGAAACTTGTCGG ATCGCAAGAGAGGTTTTGGATGCAGCTGCTCGTGTCATACGACCTGGTATCACGACTGACGAAATTGATCGGGTGGTCCATGACGCTACTATTGCTGCAG GTGGATATCCATCTCCCCTCAATTATCATTTTTTCCCTAAGTCTTGCTGCAC TTCAGTCAATGAAGTAATTTGCCATGGGATTCCTGATGCCAG GAAATTAGAGGATGGTGATATCGTCAATGTTGATGTAACTGTATATTACAAAGGTGTCCATG GTGATCTCAATGACACATACTTTGTCGGAAATGTTGACGAAGAGTCTCGACGGCTAGTCCAGTGCACTTATGAGTGCTTGGAGAAAGCAATATCCATTG TGAAACCTGGAGTTAGATTTCGTGAAGTTGGAGAAGTCATTAATCGACATGCTACGATGGCAGGATTCTCTGTG GTGAAATCATATTGTGGTCATGGTATTGGGGAGCTCTTTCATTGTGCACCAAATATTCCTCACTATGCAA GAAATAAAGCAGTTGGAGTGATGAAAGCTGGGCAGACCTTTACAATTGAACCGATGATCAATGCAG GGGTTTGGCGTGATCGAATGTGGCCTGATGGATGGACTTCTGTTACAGCAGATGGCAAACGAAGTGCTCAATTTGAGCACACACTTCTG GTGACAGAGACTGGAGTTGAAGTTCTTACAGCACGGTTGCCTTCCTCGCCAAAAGTGTACCCTTGGCTAGATGTATGA
- the LOC126803346 gene encoding putative disease resistance RPP13-like protein 1, whose product MALELVGGAFLSSFISVLFDRLASREVIDFFSKQKVNYGLLKKLKMKLISVNGVLDDAEEKQFRNPNVREWLGELKHALYFAGDLLDEINTEALRSQVHCLSSTNSSCEFDKSMEHKLLETLERLELLMKVKDEFGLKESFKDTLQPARSLEFSSLVNDFDVHGRNDDKKVIVDLLLSNNASDDKITVIPVVGMGGIGKTTLAQLVYNDERVKLHFDLRAWVCVSIEFDVLRITQKLCGSITSQSCGVTELDLLQVKLKELLTDKKFLLVLDDVWNENNIDWDVLKRPFESGAQGSKIIVTTRNEGVSSVMGSVASHRMMQMSEEDCWLLFAKHAFKNADVLRSNPTLEVIGRQIVGKCKGLPLAAKSLGGLLRSELSIGKWENILKSDLWDLSDREMNILPALWLSYHHLPSHLKRCFAYCSIFPKGYEFKRSELVFLWMAEDLLQSKSKKILEELGEDYFDILVSRSFFQHSFDNYRHEAIFTMHDLIHDLAKVVSGEFSVTFHEEEEPANIVSKTRYFSYMKTSDKGFGKFEALYRAKYLRTFLPFRPHSPHEYFPMSKKVLYDLLPMLQYLRVLNLSDYDIKELPGSICNLKHLRHLDLSRSSIEKLPDTLCSLYTLQTLVLRNCGAISMLPSHFGRLINLRHLDVRGTRLEKMPPNMGKLKDLQLLTDFILDKHSGYNIAELKELQALRGTLHISGLHNIIHAGDAVKANMRNKKNLTALILKWGDNLSQLRIWGCPLLAERCQREKGEDWHKISYIPHITIDGYEI is encoded by the coding sequence ATGGCTCTGGAATTAGTGGGCGGAGCTTTCCTCTCTTCATTTATCTCTGTTTTGTTTGACAGACTTGCCTCTCGTGAAGTAATTGACTTCTTCTCGAAACAGAAAGTCAACTATGGATTGCTCAAGAAGTTAAAGATGAAGCTGATCTCCGTGAATGGGGTGCTCGACGATGCAGAGGAGAAGCAATTCAGAAACCCAAATGTGAGGGAGTGGCTCGGTGAGCTTAAACATGCTCTGTACTTTGCAGGGGACTTGCTCGATGAGATCAACACAGAAGCTCTACGTAGTCAGGTACACTGTCTCAGCTCTACTAATTCATCATGTGAATTCGACAAATCTATGGAGCACAAGTTATTGGAGACTCTTGAGAGATTAGAACTTCTTATGAAGGTAAAAGATGAGTTTGGTTTGAAAGAAAGTTTTAAAGATACACTACAACCAGCCAGATCActtgaattttcttctttggtaaatgattttgatgtgCATGGAAGAAATGATGACAAGAAGGTCATCGTTGATCTGTTGTTGTCTAACAATGCAAGCGATGATAAGATAACTGTAATTCCTGTTGTGGGAATGGGTGGGATTGGAAAGACTACTCTTGCTCAGCTCGTATACAACGACGAAAGAGTGAAGCTACATTTTGATCTCCGAGCATGGGTTTGTGTATCTATAGAATTTGATGTTCTCAGAATAACACAAAAACTGTGCGGTTCAATTACTTCACAATCTTGTGGTGTGACAGAGCTTGACCTACTTCAAGTTAAACTGAAGGAACTTTTGACGGACAAGAAGTTTCTCCTTGTTCTAGATGATGTTTGGAATGAGAATAATATCGACTGGGATGTACTAAAGCGTCCATTTGAATCAGGAGCACAAGGGAGTAAGATCATTGTCACGACACGGAATGAAGGTGTTTCTTCTGTGATGGGTTCTGTTGCAAGTCACCGTATGATGCAAATGTCTGAGGAGGATTGCTGGTTGTTATTTGCAAAGCATGCGTTCAAAAATGCTGATGTGCTGAGGTCAAATCCAACTCTTGAAGTAATCGGAAGACAGATTGTTGGAAAATGCAAAGGCCTTCCTTTAGCTGCGAAGTCACTCGGGGGTCTCTTACGCTCAGAATTGAGCATTGGGAAATGggaaaatatactcaagaGTGACTTATGGGACTTGTCAGATAGGGAGATGAACATTCTGCCTGCTTTATGGTTGAGCTACCATCATTTGCCTTCACATCTGAAGCGTTGTTTTGCCTATTGTTCAATATTTCCCAAAGGTTACGAATTTAAAAGATCAGAGTTAGTCTTCTTGTGGATGGCAGAAGATCTCCTACAATCGAAAAGTAAGAAAATATTGGAAGAACTTGGAGAGGACTACTTTGATATCCTAGTGTCAAGGTCGTTTTTCCAACATTCATTTGATAATTATCGCCATGAAGCAATTTTCACCATGCATGATCTCATCCATGACTTGGCAAAGGTTGTATCAGGGGAATTTTCTGTTACTTttcatgaagaagaagaaccagCCAACATTGTAAGCAAAACTCGTtacttttcatatatgaagacaAGTGACAAGGGCTTTGGGAAGTTTGAGGCTTTATATAGAGCCAAGTATCTGCGGACCTTCCTACCATTCCGACCACATTCTCCACATGAATACTTTCCAATGTCGAAAAAGGTTCTGTATGATTTATTGCCAATGCTTcaatatttgagagtgctcaATTTGTCAGACTATGATATTAAGGAGTTGCCTGGTTCAATCTGCAACTTGAAACATCTAAGGCATTTGGATTTGTCTCGCAGTTCTATTGAAAAATTGCCTGATACACTGTGTAGCTTGTATACTTTACAAACATTAGTGTTGCGGAATTGTGGAGCTATTTCCATGTTACCAAGCCATTTTGGGAGACTAATCAATTTGCGCCATCTTGATGTTCGAGGGACAAGGTTAGAAAAGATGCCACCAAACATGGGTAAGCTGAAAGATCTGCAACTTCTAACTGATTTCATATTAGACAAGCATAGTGGTTATAACATTGCAGAGTTAAAGGAGCTTCAGGCTTTGCGCGGAACACTTCATATATCAGGGCTGCATAACATTATCCATGCTGGAGATGCTGTGAAGGCCAATATGAGGAACAAGAAGAATCTCACTGCGCTAATCTTGAAATGGGGAGATAATCTTTCTCAACTGAGAATTTGGGGATGTCCTTTGCTTGCAGAACGATGCCAGAGAGAAAAGGGTGAAGATTGGCATAAGATTTCTTACATTCCTCATATAACCATTGATGGATATGAAATATGA